GGCGTCTCGCAGATGCCCGTCGTCGGTGCCGAGCCGCCCATCATGGCAGGCGAGATCAACGGCGCGGTGACCGAACGCGACCTGCTCAGCGCAGTCTTCGAGGGTCGCGCGAGTCTCGCCGACCCGGTGTCCGCTCACATGGGCGGGGCGTTTCCGCTCATCGGTTCCGGCGAGCCCGTGTCCGCCGCGATGAAGGCACTCGGCGAGTCCGACGCCCTGATGGTCGTCGATGAGGGCAAGCCGATCGGCGTCATCACTCGCCACGACCTGCTCGCCTTCGCCAGCACTCACCCGATCGCCCCCAACCTGATCACCGCAGTGAAGGAGGACTGAACCACATGACCGACCAAGGATTCTCGACCAAGGCCATCCACGCGGGCTGGGATCCGGATCCCCAGACCGGTGCCGTCAACGTGCCGATCTTCGCGTCGTCGACGTTCGCGCAGGACGGCGTCGGCGGAATGCGCGACGGCTTCGAGTACGCACGCACCGGCAACCCGACTCGGCGTGTCCTCGAGGCGAACATGGCCGCCATCGAGGCCGGCGCGTACGGCCGCGGCTTCTCGTCCGGTATGGCCGCGACCGACGCCCTGCTCCGCGCGACGCTGCGCCCGGGTGATCACCTCGTCATCCCGAACGACGCCTACGGTGGAACATTCCGGCTGATCGACAAGGTGTTCAGCCAGTGGGGGATCACCTACTCGGTCGCGCCCGTCGTCGACCCCGAGGCCGTCGCCGCCGCGATCAAGCCCAACACCAAGCTGGTGTGGATCGAGACTCCGACGAACCCGCTGCTCAACGTCGGCGACATCGCCGCTCTCGCGGACGTCGCTCACGCGGCGGGCGCCAAGCTCGTCGTCGACAACACCTTCGCGACGCCGTACCTTCAGCAGCCGCTGACGCTCGGCGCGGACGTCGTCCTGCATTCCACCACCAAGTACCTCGGTGGCCACTCGGATGTCGTCGGCGGGGCCCTTGTCACCAACGACGAGCAGTTGGACTCCGACATCGCGTTCCTGCAGAACGGCGCGGGCGCCGTCCCCGGCCCGTTCGACGCGTACCTCACGATGCGCGGCATCAAGACACTCGCCGTTCGCATGGATCGCCACAGCGACAACGCGGAGAAGCTCGTCGACTTCCTGGTCGCGCACCCGAAGATCGACACTGTCTTGTACCCGGGGCTGGACGGCCATCCCGGCCATGACGCCGCGGCCAAGCAGATGAAGCGCTTCGGCGGCATGATCTCGGTGCGCGTGGCGGGTGGAAAGCAGGCGGCTCTCGACTTCTGCGCGAAGACCAAGATCTTCACACTCGCCGAATCACTCGGCGGGATCGAGTCGCTCATCGAGCATCCCGGCGCCATGACGCACGCGTCGACCGCCGGTTCGCTCCTCGAGGTGCCGGACGATCTCGTCCGCCTCTCGGTGGGCATCGAAGACGCCGATGATCTCCTCGCCGATGTCGATCAGGCCCTCGCCTGATTGTTCTGCCTCCACTTCGGCACTCGCACCGGGCTCTGGTCCCGGCGCGAGTGCCGAAGTCGTTTCAGGCCGCGAGTCGGCGTCGATCCAGGATGCTGGTGAGTTCCCGGTACACCTCGTCGGCCGAGTAAGTGAGCCGCTTCCATGTGAAGACGAGTGGCACCCAGCCGATTCCGACGAGCATGTTGGTGGTCTGCTGATCGGTCTCCCACCGATCGTGGTGCCGATGGAAGGCCCACCCGTGCAGCGATACGGCGAGCCTTTCCTCAGGCCATACGAAATCCATCCGCCGCCCGTTGATCCACTCCTGCTGTGTCCAACCGGAGATCCGCCGTCGGTGGAGGAACCGCACGAACTTGCGTTCAAGCTCCGATTCCGAGAGGTCCTCCGCAGAGGTCAAGATCCTTCGTGCTTCGGCCATTCCGTGAGCGCCCGAGTTGCGGTCAAGGGCTGCCCGCAGCTCTGCGAGCGTCACGCGCCGGGTCTGGAGGGCCCGATCCATCATCGCGATCCCATCGCTCAACTCTGCCGACGCCGCCAAGATGGTCAAGGGGAGCGCAGTCGTCGGCACGCCGCGCACCAGCGTGAGGTCCTCTGCCGGGAACGTGCGACGGCGGATGGACGTCTCGACCGCACACTGCGCGGCTCCGTGGCCGGATCGCGGAATGGACAGGGTGACCGGGGTCGGCAGGTCCTGCGGTACCAGGTTGTGTAACCACGCCGCCGACGTGCGGTCGACGACCCCACGGTGAGCGGCGGCCGCCACCCGGAGACGACCGATCGAGGTCATGTGATGCTCGGCCGACAAATACACGGATCTCGCGTGTGGAATCCACAGACCTTGCGCGGTCTTGCGGCGGATTTGGTCGTCGGTGAGGCCCAGTTCGCGTGCCTGGTTCAGTGTGATGACCCCGTCGTGGTCGGCGAGGAACTGAGCGGTCCGAACCGCCTCGGACGATTGTGTCCCCATACTCGGTTAGACGCACAAAACGGGTGAACGGTTCCGTCTGCTCTTACTTCGGCACTCCAACCGGGCGCAGAACCCGGCCTGAGTGCCGAAGTCGGGTCAGAACGTGGCGAAGTGTTTGATCGTGTCCGTGCGGACCATTCCGAAGGCGCCGTTCGCAATCGGACCTGACAGGAACGGGGGGAGGCCCGCGCCGGCCAGTTCCATCGCGAACTTCCACACCAGGCGAGTGCCGTGCTCGGCGGGGGAGACCTCGGTGTACTCGCCGAACTTCTTCAGGCCTGGAATGTTCGCCTGTACGCCGTGGAAGGCGTGGCGGTAGGTCGACGACGCCCTGTCCTCGTCCCAGATGAAGAACACCTCGTCCATCTTCACAAGCCCGGGCGCCAGCGCGATCGACCGAGTGGTGCCGGCATGATGCGGTTCCGGGGAGGTGTAGGTGACCGACGACAGGGCGCGGCACCAGTCCAGGGTGTTCTGACGTGTGAACTCAGCCCACGCGACCTCCGGCGCGACAGGCAACGTCACGTCGATCGTGTACTTCATGGGGGCGGCGTCGAAGAACGGTTCGTCGAATGAGTCGAGGTCGTAGGCCATGGGGCGCAGTGTAGGCGATCGGACCGCGACGGCGTTGCGCAGACCGGCACCTGCGTCGACCTCGTATTGTGTTGCGCCGCAACACGATACGCACAACATGATGTGCGGACAATGCGTTGTGAGTCGGCCAGCATGAAGGGGTGAGTACACCGCGGTGGGGATCCCTCGAATGGGACACGTACGCGTACTCGTTCGGCCACCGGCTGCTCGTGGTCCGTAAGGAGTGCGGCTACTCGCAAGAGCAGCTCGCGGAGCGCAGCGGGATGCACCGCAATCAGATATCCAACCTCGAGCGGGGCACCAGCAACCGGGAACCGTTCGTCTCCGACCCCCAGTTGTCGACGGTCTACCGTCTGGCGCGGGCCCTGGACGTCCCGCCCGCATATCTGCTTCCCGATCTCGAGCAGCAAGTTCGTCCCCGCTCCACCGAGCAGGCGTCGTCCGACGCGTTGTCCGTAGTCGAAATGCGTCTCCGCGACGACCTCGAGTTCCTCCGCCGGCCGTAGACACAAGACGCAACGCGGAAACGACTCAGCGGCACCGGACGAGTGATGTCCGATGCCGCTGAGAAGGTCGTGTCAGGAGTGGTACGGCTCCGCGCTGACCAGCGTCACGCTGATCTTGGCGCCACTGGGGACCGTGTACTCGCGCGTTTCGCCGACCTTGGCGTCGATGATCGCGCCGCCGAGCGGTGAGCTCGGCGAGTAGATCTCGAGGTCGCTGGCCGAGCTCTCTTCGCGCGTTGCGATGAGGAACGTCTCGGTGTCGGACTTGTCACCGTCGAAGTAGACGGTGACGACCGAACCTGGCAGTGCGACGCCCGACTGGGTGGGCGCCTCGCCGACCTTGGCGTTGTTGAGCAGGTCCTGCAGCTGGCGGATGCGCGCCTCCTGCTGACCCTGCTCGTCACGGGCCGCGTGATAGCCGCCGTTCTCCTTGAGGTCGCCTTCTTCACGACGCTCGTTGATCTCGGCGGCAATGACTGGACGATTCGCGATGAGCGAATCCAGCTCGCCCTTCAAGCGCTCGAACGACTCCGGCGTCAACCATGTAACGCGGGTATCAGTCATTGTGATCTCCTTTTGCTGTCCGCGAATTGGACTGCTCTGAATGCAGCAACACGACCCCTCGCGAGGCCGTGCACGAGTCATCCTATCATTCGTGTGTTTTATGGCACACGGATGCTCGACTGCTGCTGCGCTTCGAGGGCCTCCCGGTATGACGGCTCCGCCCGCTTGAGGTGACCGACGACGGCGTACGTCAGGGGCATCACCACGACCTCGACCAGCGTCTTCCACACAAAACCGATGACGACGTAGTTGATGAAGTCCGACCATGTGGCGATACCGATCGCAGTGGCGGCAATCGAGCAGAACACCAGCGTGTCGAAGAACTCGCCGACCACAGTCGAACCGATGAGGCGCGCCCACAGCCTGCGTTCTCCGGCGCGTTCCTTCATCTTCACCAGGACGAGCGAGTTCAGCAGCTCGCCGACCACGTATCCCGCCAGGCCTGCGGCGACGATCTGGGGGACCGAGCCGAGCACACCTTCGAAACCCGACTGGTTGTCGTAGAAGTCTGCGGCAGGAAGCTTGATCGCGATCCAAAAGCACAGGGACGCGAGGAGGATCACAGCGAAGCCCGCGGCGATTGTGCGTCGCATCGCGCGGAAGCCGTACACCTCGCTGATCACGTCGCCGATCACGTAGCTCAGCGGGAACAGGAAGAAGGCGCCGTCGGTGACGAGACCGTTCACGTGAAGCGGACCGAGGTCGAAATGCAGCCAGTCGCCGAACAGCACGACGGCCTTGGTCGCGGCGATGTTGCTGATCAGCATGACGCCGACGAACAGGGCTGTCAGGATCGGGAAGTACGGGCTCGAGAGTCGAGCGAAGACCGCCTTGTTGACGGCGCTCATGCGGCCGGCTTCAGGTACGGCGGAACGGTCGCGGTGCAGCCGAACACCTCGCCGATCACCGCGGGCTGCGAGGTCAGGACCTCGGTCTTCGCGCCGACCTGCGTCTCGCTGCCCGCGGGGATGAGGACCTCGCGGCGTCCGACCTCTGAGCCGTCCTGTGCGCGTGCCCGCACGACGCAGGCGACTGCTTCGTCGGGATTGCTGCGATTCACGGTGTACTGCACGGAGACGGTGTCGGACGACAGGATTTCGAAGGCCGTTGCGCTGCCGGAGACTTCCGGGTCGGCGAACTGTGTGTAACCGGCGTACGCCAGTCCGACACCCGCCACGACGACCAACGCCGACAGTGCGTAGAACCACCGCTTCTTGCTCGACGACGACTGTTCCACCGGATATGTCGCACGTGGGCCGCTGCGGGGAAACGTGGACTCATCCTCGGCTGGGCCGGGCTCGACACTGCCCCCGTCTGAACTGCTCACGTGTCAATACCTACCATGAGTAGGAACAGCTAGCGAAGGTGAGGAAGCGTGAGCGAACACGCGAACGGTCTGCGTCTGATGGCCGTGCACGCACATCCCGATGACGAGGCCAGCAAAGCTGCTGCGACGCTGGCCAAGTACGTGGCCGAGGGTCACGAAGTGATGGTGGTGACGCTCACCGGCGGTGAGCGCGGCGACGTGCTGAACCCGGCGATGGATCGTCCGGGCGTGCTGGAGAACCTTCCGCAGGTGCGTCGTGACGAGATGGCGGCCGCGGCGAAGGTGCTCGGTGTGCAACATCACTGGCTCGGTTACGTCGACTCGGGACTGCCCGAGGGCGATCCGCTGCCACCGTTGCCCGAGGGCTGCTTCGCTCTCGTCCCGAATGAGGAGTCGACGGGCAAGCTCGTCGAGGTGATCCGCGACTTCCGGCCGCACGTGATCGTCACGTATGACGAGAACGGCGGCTACCCGCACCCGGACCACATCAAATGTCACGAGATCTCGGTTGCGGCGTTCGACGCGGCGGGCGACCCCGACGCGTACCCGGAGGCGGGGGAGCCGTGGACCCCGTCGAAGCTGTACTACACCCACGGTTTCATCCGTGCGCGGATCCTGCGGTTCGCCGAGGAGTTCGGAAAGAACGGTCAGGACAATCCGTTCGAGGAATGGCTCAGCCGCTGGAAGACCGACCAGGGCGACATGATGGCCCGCGTGACCACTCAGGTGACCTGTGGGGAGTACTTCCCGCAGCGTGACGACGCCCTGCGTGCGCACGCGACCCAGGTGGACCCGAATGGATTCTTCTTCGCAGTTCCCCTTGAGTGGCAGCAGCGCCTCTGGCCCACGGAGGAGTTCGAGCTCGCGCAGACCCGCGTGAAGACGGCGATTCCCGAGACCGATCTGTTCTCCGGAATCGAGCAGTCATGAGTCTGCACGCGTTGGCCGGTGCGGCCGCTGTCGTCGCCGCGGACCAGGAACCCCGCGGCCCCGAATTCGGCAAGGCGTCCCCGCTCGGCCTGCTCATCATCGTGCTGCTCCTGGTGGCGACGTTCCTTCTGATCCGGTCGATGAACCGTCAGCTCCGCAAGCTGCCCGAGAGCTTCGACACCGAACATCCCGAAGCCGACCAGAAGTTCGACGAGGGCACCGACGCAGCGGCTGCTGACGAAGCCGCTCCGGCCGAAGGCGCTCCGGATCCGTCCGACGCCGGTCCGCCGCCGAAAGACACCTGACTCCATCCCGTGTGAGAATCCCACCTGCTTGTTGGTCGAGCCGGTGGGATTCTTTGTTGTGCAGCGGAATTCCGGAATCGCCTGAACTTGAATCCGACTTCAATTACGTTCGTGTGGTGACCCCGATCACTCTGTGGGGCGCGTCGAACGAGTGAGAGGCCCGGTTGCATGGTCAATGTGGCGGCGATCGTCTGGGAGAACGCGGCGGCAGATCCGACGCGGGTTGCGCTCCGGTCGGCACGAGGGGACCTGACCTACGGTGACCTGCGCGATCTGAGTGGTCGCGTCGCCACTGCGGTCCGGGCGGCAGGCCGCCGGCCGCGCGAACGAGTCGTGTTCATCGCGCCGACGATCATCGAGTTCCCGATCGTCTACTACGGTCTGCACGCGGCAGGCGTCAGCGTGATCACGATGAACACCATGGCTACGGCGGCGGAGATCGGGTACGTCCTCGACGACTCCGGGGCGTCGCTGGTGATCGCATGGCACGAGTGCGCCGGATCCGCCGAAGCGGCTGCAGCAGAGCATGGGCTGCCCTTCTGGCTGATCAACGACGGCGCCGTGTTCAACGATCAGCCACTCGCGAAAGCGCACGATCACGAGCCGGACGACACCGCCGTCATCCTGTACACGTCGGGGACAACCGGACGACCGAAGGGCGTTGAACTGACCGCAGCGAACCTCGTCGACACCACGGCGTCGTTCACACCCGTCCTCGGACTGACCTCGGACGACAGGTTCGGCACCGCCCTGCCGCTGTTCCACGTGTACGGGCAGGCCGTCATCATGAATCTCACGTTGGTATTGAACGCGTCGTTGTCCCTGCTGTCGCCATTCGACCCGACCGCGATGATCGAGCTGGTTCGCAACGACAGGCTGACCGCGCTCGCAGGCGTCCCGACCATGTGGAACGCGATGCTTCAGGCGTCCGACGGTTATGGTCCCCGCGACTTCGAGCAGCTCCGCCTGGCCACGTCGGGTGGAGCCTCGTTGCCCGTCGAAGTGATGCGCGCGTTCAATGAGCGGTTCGACTGCGCGATCCTCGAGGGCTACGGCCTCACTGAGTCGACGGGGGCGGCGAGTTTCAACGACATCCACCGCATCCTGAAGCCGGGAACGGTGGGGCCGGCGCTGCCGGGCACCTCGATCGAGGTCCGGGGCCCGGATGGCGGCATGCTTCCCGCAGGGGAGGTCGGGCACGTCTACCTCAAGGGCCCAACGATCATGAAGGGCTACTGGAACCGGCCCCAGACCACCGCAGAGGAACTGCGCGACGGGTGGCTCACCACCGGCGACCTCGGGAAGCTCGACGACGACGGCTACCTCAGCATCGTCGATCGTGCAAAAGACCTGATCATCCGTGGTGGGTACAACGTGTACCCGCGGGAAGTCGAGGAAGTGCTCTACGAGCATCCCGATATCGTCGAAGTCGCGGTCGTCGGCGTGCCGGACGATCATTTCGGCGAGGAGGTCGCGGCCGTGATCGCCTTGCGGCCCGGAACGACGGCCACGGTCGACGGCATTCGGA
This genomic window from Gordonia sp. PDNC005 contains:
- a CDS encoding cystathionine gamma-synthase, whose protein sequence is MTDQGFSTKAIHAGWDPDPQTGAVNVPIFASSTFAQDGVGGMRDGFEYARTGNPTRRVLEANMAAIEAGAYGRGFSSGMAATDALLRATLRPGDHLVIPNDAYGGTFRLIDKVFSQWGITYSVAPVVDPEAVAAAIKPNTKLVWIETPTNPLLNVGDIAALADVAHAAGAKLVVDNTFATPYLQQPLTLGADVVLHSTTKYLGGHSDVVGGALVTNDEQLDSDIAFLQNGAGAVPGPFDAYLTMRGIKTLAVRMDRHSDNAEKLVDFLVAHPKIDTVLYPGLDGHPGHDAAAKQMKRFGGMISVRVAGGKQAALDFCAKTKIFTLAESLGGIESLIEHPGAMTHASTAGSLLEVPDDLVRLSVGIEDADDLLADVDQALA
- a CDS encoding DUF559 domain-containing protein, with amino-acid sequence MGTQSSEAVRTAQFLADHDGVITLNQARELGLTDDQIRRKTAQGLWIPHARSVYLSAEHHMTSIGRLRVAAAAHRGVVDRTSAAWLHNLVPQDLPTPVTLSIPRSGHGAAQCAVETSIRRRTFPAEDLTLVRGVPTTALPLTILAASAELSDGIAMMDRALQTRRVTLAELRAALDRNSGAHGMAEARRILTSAEDLSESELERKFVRFLHRRRISGWTQQEWINGRRMDFVWPEERLAVSLHGWAFHRHHDRWETDQQTTNMLVGIGWVPLVFTWKRLTYSADEVYRELTSILDRRRLAA
- a CDS encoding SRPBCC family protein, which encodes MAYDLDSFDEPFFDAAPMKYTIDVTLPVAPEVAWAEFTRQNTLDWCRALSSVTYTSPEPHHAGTTRSIALAPGLVKMDEVFFIWDEDRASSTYRHAFHGVQANIPGLKKFGEYTEVSPAEHGTRLVWKFAMELAGAGLPPFLSGPIANGAFGMVRTDTIKHFATF
- a CDS encoding helix-turn-helix transcriptional regulator yields the protein MSTPRWGSLEWDTYAYSFGHRLLVVRKECGYSQEQLAERSGMHRNQISNLERGTSNREPFVSDPQLSTVYRLARALDVPPAYLLPDLEQQVRPRSTEQASSDALSVVEMRLRDDLEFLRRP
- the greA gene encoding transcription elongation factor GreA — its product is MTDTRVTWLTPESFERLKGELDSLIANRPVIAAEINERREEGDLKENGGYHAARDEQGQQEARIRQLQDLLNNAKVGEAPTQSGVALPGSVVTVYFDGDKSDTETFLIATREESSASDLEIYSPSSPLGGAIIDAKVGETREYTVPSGAKISVTLVSAEPYHS
- a CDS encoding queuosine precursor transporter; its protein translation is MSAVNKAVFARLSSPYFPILTALFVGVMLISNIAATKAVVLFGDWLHFDLGPLHVNGLVTDGAFFLFPLSYVIGDVISEVYGFRAMRRTIAAGFAVILLASLCFWIAIKLPAADFYDNQSGFEGVLGSVPQIVAAGLAGYVVGELLNSLVLVKMKERAGERRLWARLIGSTVVGEFFDTLVFCSIAATAIGIATWSDFINYVVIGFVWKTLVEVVVMPLTYAVVGHLKRAEPSYREALEAQQQSSIRVP
- a CDS encoding DUF4307 domain-containing protein, which encodes MSSSDGGSVEPGPAEDESTFPRSGPRATYPVEQSSSSKKRWFYALSALVVVAGVGLAYAGYTQFADPEVSGSATAFEILSSDTVSVQYTVNRSNPDEAVACVVRARAQDGSEVGRREVLIPAGSETQVGAKTEVLTSQPAVIGEVFGCTATVPPYLKPAA
- the mca gene encoding mycothiol conjugate amidase Mca, giving the protein MAVHAHPDDEASKAAATLAKYVAEGHEVMVVTLTGGERGDVLNPAMDRPGVLENLPQVRRDEMAAAAKVLGVQHHWLGYVDSGLPEGDPLPPLPEGCFALVPNEESTGKLVEVIRDFRPHVIVTYDENGGYPHPDHIKCHEISVAAFDAAGDPDAYPEAGEPWTPSKLYYTHGFIRARILRFAEEFGKNGQDNPFEEWLSRWKTDQGDMMARVTTQVTCGEYFPQRDDALRAHATQVDPNGFFFAVPLEWQQRLWPTEEFELAQTRVKTAIPETDLFSGIEQS
- a CDS encoding AMP-binding protein — translated: MVNVAAIVWENAAADPTRVALRSARGDLTYGDLRDLSGRVATAVRAAGRRPRERVVFIAPTIIEFPIVYYGLHAAGVSVITMNTMATAAEIGYVLDDSGASLVIAWHECAGSAEAAAAEHGLPFWLINDGAVFNDQPLAKAHDHEPDDTAVILYTSGTTGRPKGVELTAANLVDTTASFTPVLGLTSDDRFGTALPLFHVYGQAVIMNLTLVLNASLSLLSPFDPTAMIELVRNDRLTALAGVPTMWNAMLQASDGYGPRDFEQLRLATSGGASLPVEVMRAFNERFDCAILEGYGLTESTGAASFNDIHRILKPGTVGPALPGTSIEVRGPDGGMLPAGEVGHVYLKGPTIMKGYWNRPQTTAEELRDGWLTTGDLGKLDDDGYLSIVDRAKDLIIRGGYNVYPREVEEVLYEHPDIVEVAVVGVPDDHFGEEVAAVIALRPGTTATVDGIRTWAKTQLSAYKVPRLIQFVDTLPKGATGKILKREINRDAIRASVAGTSADG